The following proteins are co-located in the Pomacea canaliculata isolate SZHN2017 linkage group LG8, ASM307304v1, whole genome shotgun sequence genome:
- the LOC112570774 gene encoding protein ANTAGONIST OF LIKE HETEROCHROMATIN PROTEIN 1-like, with the protein MAGYIEDEILFEATVATLVILHEEEREKKKEKKMWVREWVARRSRFGAYSCLLKEISSEDSRECRRFLRMSSATFYELLHLIEPAIRRQDTVMRQCIQAEERLAVTLRYLGSGNSFADLAFLFRIPGNTIHKIVMDTCAALYRILRVDFLKVPSTEAEWQQISLEFAQRWNLPNCIGAIDGKHVAIRSPGGSTHYNYLKFHSIILLAVVDAKYRFLYFNVGANGRAGDAGVFRDSTLAAALENNTLNIPTPVPLPGRVTPVPYFIVGDDAFPLKPYLLKPFPFRRVIQNLQDAEEEMERRRQRIFDYRLSRARRIVENVFGILAARFGVLQKPMAHSPERATTVTLACIALHNFLRSKVDQEFVPPCFIDREDTESHRLIEGDWRQNPHQLQPLNNAAVNRSSTDARLVREEVKNYVNEEGTVPWQSHIVFG; encoded by the exons ATGGCAGGCTACATCGAAGACGAGATACTTTTCGAAGCAACTGTGGCGACTCTAGTTATTTTAcatgaagaggagagagagaagaagaaagaaaaaaagatgtgggtgagggagtgggTAGCTCGAAGGAGCCGATTCGGAGCTTATTCGTGTCTGCTTAAAGAAATATCGTCAGAAGATTCACGGGAGTGCAGACGCTTTTTGCGCATGTCGTCTGCCACATTTTAtgaactgcttcatttaatcGAGCCTGCAATTCGCAGACAAGACACTGTCATGAGACAGTGCATACAAGCAGAAGAAAGACTGGCAGTGACCCTGCGTTACCTTGGTTcag gcaattCATTTGCTGACCTAGCATTCCTTTTCCGGATTCCAGGCAACACCATCCACAAAATTGTGATGGATACGTGTGCAGCATTGTACAGGATTCTTCGAGTGGATTTTTTAAAG gtTCCAAGTACTGAGGCAGAATGGCAACAAATTTCACTAGAATTTGCACAGCGATGGAATCTACCAAACTGCATTGGAGCCATAGATGGCAAGCATGTTGCCATTCGGTCCCCTGGTGGGTCAACACactataattatttaaagttcCACAGCATCATTCTTCTGGCAGTTGTAGATGCAAAATAtagatttctgtattttaacGTGGGAGCAAATGGCAGGGCAGGTGATGCTGGTGTTTTCAGAGACAGTACTCTAGCTGCTGCTCTTGAGAACAACACTCTTAATATTCCAACACCAGTGCCTCTCCCAGGCCGTGTTACACCTGTCCCATATTTTATTGTAGGGGACGATGCCTTTCCCCTTAAACCATATTTACTAAAGCCATTCCCATTCAGAAGAGTCATTCAGAACCTACAAGATGCTGAGGAGGAGATGGAGAGGAGGCGACAGCGAATTTTTGACTATAGATTGTCGAGAGCGAGAAGAATTGTAGAAAACGTGTTTGGCATTCTGGCGGCACGCTTTGGTGTTTTACAGAAACCAATGGCCCATAGCCCGGAACGGGCCACAACAGTAACACTAGCATGTATTGCACTCCACAACTTCTTAAGATCTAAAGTGGACCAAGAGTTTGTGCCACCCTGTTTCATTGACAGGGAAGACACTGAAAGCCATAGATTAATTGAGGGAGACTGGCGCCAGAATCCACATCAGCTGCAGCCCCTTAACAATGCGGCAGTCAACAGGTCTTCCACTGATGCCAGACTTGTGCGCGAGGAAGTGAAAAATTACGTGAATGAGGAGGGCACCGTGCCATGGCAAAGTCATATTGTATTTGGTTAA
- the LOC112570398 gene encoding E2F-associated phosphoprotein-like: MAEYVSQQSYDYLDFGDDSEEEKAESSEDEIDIILNGTPEQRRHLHHNSQRLKHGRRQNKRQPCTNDFSSSEDEFEREMNAELDKTVRLLEKARDVSRKESKEQSANRHGGGSSSVGNDAVKTDQHDGKPHHQSSGLSNDDLLYDPDMDDDDQRWVDHQRQIHRGIDCQNTNNNSKKLGKKTAPQSDAVLDCPACLTTLCIDCQRHEVYHNQYRAMFVMNCKIETSELLEVPEQASKKKSRSKKLKPSVEEIKSEETSTSEDKDKFHPVKCEECDTVVGVIDLGEVYHFFNVLASYA, encoded by the exons ATGGCGGAGTATGTATCTCAACAGTCTTATGACTACTTGGACTTTGGCGATGATAGCGAAGAAGAAAAGGCAGAAAG TTCCGAGGATGAGATCGACATTATTCTGAATGGTACCCCGGAACAACGCCGTCACCTGCATCACAACAGTCAAAGACTCAAGCATGGAAGGAGGCAGAATAAAAGACAACCATGTACAAACGACTTTTCCTCAAGCGAGGatgaatttgagagagagatgaatgcTGAACTGGACAAAACAGTTCGCTTGCTAGAAAAAGCAAGAG ATGTTAGTaggaaagaaagtaaagaacagTCTGCTAATAGACACGGTGGTGGCAGCAGCAGTGTTGGGAATGATGCAGTGAAAACTGACCAGCATGATGGAAAACCTCATCATCAGTCCTCTGGATTATCTAATGATGATTTACTATATGATCCTGATATGGATGACGATGATCAACGTTGGGTTGATCATCAGCGCCAGATTCATCGTGGTATTGATTGTCAGAATACaaataacaacagtaaaaaaTTGGGAAAGAAAACAGCCCCACAAAGTGATGCAGTCCTTGATTGCCCAGCCTGTTTGACTACATTATGCATAGATTGCCAGAG GCATGAAGTGTATCACAACCAGTATCGAGCTATGTTTGTAATGAACTGCAAAATCGAGACAAGCGAGCTTTTGGAAGTTCCTGAACAAGCATCCAAGAAAAAGTCTagatcaaagaaattaaagccCTCAGTAGAAGAgataaaatcagaagaaacatcCACATCTGAAGACAAGGACAAATTTCATCCAGTAAAATGCGAAGAGTGTGATACTGTTGTTGGTGTGATTGATCTTGGTGAAgtctatcatttttttaatgtacttgCTAGCTATGCTTAA
- the LOC112570356 gene encoding transmembrane protein 229B-like, which yields MTKLVALTILGRFYIYAIHGYATEVMFTAVWEFVVNFNMKLPGVTSIWSFPIYGISVLVVEQLYLILDAHKIPLIVRALVYTIWTYCWEFSTGFVLRQFDACPWDYTPFEGDFMGLVTLEYLPLWYFGAIFVERVIIFYTRRIYLGPPIEKMPDVQLVISSGTLEASRKNI from the coding sequence ATGACAAAGTTAGTAGCACTTACAATACTTGGTCGTTTCTACATCTACGCTATTCATGGCTATGCTACAGAAGTGATGTTCACAGCGGTATGGGAATTTGTGGTCAACTTCAACATGAAACTTCCAGGAGTGACCAGTATCTGGTCTTTTCCAATTTATGGTATATCAGTATTGGTAGTTGAACAGCTTTATCTTATTTTAGATGCTCACAAAATACCACTTATAGTGAGAGCACTTGTCTACACAATATGGACGTATTGTTGGGAATTTAGCACGGGATTTGTACTTCGCCAGTTTGATGCATGTCCATGGGATTACACACCATTCGAAGGAGACTTTATgggtctggtcaccttagagTACTTGCCTCTTTGGTACTTCGGTGCAATATTTGTGGAAAGGGTTATCATCTTCTATACACGACGCATTTATCTTGGACCACCTATTGAGAAAATGCCAGATGTGCAGCTTGTTATATCATCAGGAACTCTGGAGGCATCAAGAAAGAATAtataa